In the Ramlibacter tataouinensis TTB310 genome, one interval contains:
- a CDS encoding TonB-dependent receptor domain-containing protein — protein MNHRALHVFRVGRPTLLALALVAAGVSHAQTAALGETVVTATRTPARADSLVSDVTVLTREDLQRQPGRSLPEILAREAGVQFAANGGRGKSSSVFLRGTEARHTILLIDGVRYGSATLGTPVWENLPLDAIERIEVVKGPASSLYGSDGVGGVVQIFTRQGRQGFHPYAELSAGSRGYTQGAAGFSAGQGAFSGSLGLQALNDRSFSATNPAVPFGNYNPDRDPFRQRSVNAQGAWSFAPDWKLEGGLLHAEGTSHFDDGPGRDSHSKVRTSLLRANVNGRVTGDWQTRVQLARSRDVSNAVVASVLPSDFETTQDQLLWQNDLATALGVAQLGLERLEQQVDGSTAYAVRERTINSAFAGLNGEAGVHGWQASLRHDRNSQFGPHTTGFAGYGIRFAPAWRAHASYGTSFVAPSFNQLYFPRFGNPTLQPEEGRNREFGLTWSPGDHTVKLVRFDNRIRGFIPSGPLPANVPRARIDGWTLSWDGRFADLGLRAAYDRLDPRNQLTGRKLPRRADEQVTLGADWRAGAWTLGGSLLYVGERFDDAANNVRLGAYTTVDLFATYALARDWTLQASLRNAADREYSTVRGYNQPGRAFVATLRWQPK, from the coding sequence ATGAACCACCGTGCACTGCACGTCTTTCGCGTCGGCCGCCCGACGCTGCTGGCGCTCGCCCTCGTGGCCGCCGGCGTCTCCCACGCCCAGACCGCCGCGCTGGGCGAAACCGTGGTTACCGCCACGCGCACCCCGGCCCGGGCCGACAGCCTGGTCAGCGACGTCACCGTGCTCACGCGCGAGGACCTGCAGCGCCAGCCCGGGCGCAGCCTGCCCGAAATCCTCGCGCGCGAGGCCGGCGTGCAGTTCGCCGCCAACGGCGGTCGCGGCAAGAGCAGCAGCGTGTTCCTGCGCGGCACCGAGGCGCGCCACACCATCCTGCTGATCGACGGCGTGCGCTATGGCTCGGCGACGCTGGGCACGCCCGTGTGGGAGAACCTGCCGCTCGACGCCATCGAGCGCATCGAAGTGGTCAAGGGCCCCGCCTCGTCGCTGTACGGCAGCGACGGGGTGGGCGGCGTGGTGCAGATCTTCACGCGCCAGGGGCGGCAGGGATTCCATCCGTACGCCGAGCTGTCGGCCGGCAGCCGGGGCTACACCCAAGGGGCGGCCGGCTTTTCGGCCGGCCAGGGCGCGTTCAGCGGCTCGCTGGGCCTCCAGGCGCTGAACGACCGCAGCTTCTCGGCCACCAACCCTGCCGTGCCGTTCGGCAACTACAACCCGGACCGGGACCCGTTCCGGCAGCGCTCGGTCAACGCGCAGGGGGCGTGGTCCTTCGCGCCCGACTGGAAGCTCGAAGGCGGCTTGCTGCACGCCGAAGGCACCAGCCACTTCGACGATGGTCCCGGCCGCGATTCGCACAGCAAGGTGCGCACCTCGCTGCTGCGCGCGAATGTGAACGGCCGGGTGACCGGCGACTGGCAAACGCGCGTGCAGCTGGCGCGCAGCCGCGATGTGTCCAACGCCGTGGTCGCCTCCGTCCTGCCCAGCGACTTCGAGACCACGCAGGACCAGCTGCTGTGGCAGAACGACCTGGCCACGGCGCTCGGCGTGGCGCAGCTGGGCCTGGAGCGGCTGGAGCAGCAGGTCGACGGCTCCACCGCCTACGCCGTGCGCGAGCGCACCATCAACTCCGCCTTCGCCGGACTCAACGGCGAGGCCGGCGTGCACGGCTGGCAGGCCAGCCTGCGGCATGACCGCAACTCGCAGTTCGGTCCGCACACCACGGGCTTCGCCGGCTACGGCATCCGCTTCGCGCCGGCCTGGCGCGCCCATGCCTCGTACGGGACGAGCTTCGTGGCGCCCTCGTTCAACCAGCTGTACTTCCCCCGCTTCGGCAACCCCACGCTGCAGCCCGAGGAGGGCAGGAACCGCGAGTTCGGCCTGACCTGGAGCCCGGGCGACCACACGGTGAAGCTGGTGCGTTTCGACAACCGCATCCGCGGCTTCATCCCCAGCGGGCCGCTGCCGGCCAACGTGCCGCGCGCGCGCATCGACGGCTGGACGCTGTCCTGGGACGGCCGCTTCGCCGACCTGGGGCTGCGCGCGGCCTACGACAGGCTGGACCCGCGCAACCAGCTCACCGGGCGCAAGCTCCCCCGCCGCGCCGACGAGCAGGTCACGCTGGGTGCCGACTGGCGCGCCGGTGCCTGGACGCTGGGCGGCTCGCTGCTGTACGTGGGCGAGCGCTTCGACGATGCGGCCAACAACGTCCGCCTTGGCGCGTACACCACGGTGGACCTGTTCGCCACCTACGCGCTGGCGCGGGATTGGACGCTGCAGGCCAGCCTGCGCAACGCCGCCGATCGCGAGTATTCCACGGTGCGCGGCTACAACCAGCCCGGTCGCGCCTTCGTCGCCACCCTGCGCTGGCAACCCAAGTAA
- a CDS encoding cobalamin-binding protein: protein MTAVSPYTPSRIVCLTEETTEWLYLLGQEHRIVGISGYTVRPRRARDEKPRVSAFLSAKIDKILALEPDCVFGFSDLQADIASALVRQGVQVTVFNQRSVEQIFAMLWQVAALVGQAQQGEALLARMRARLDAIQAAARALPRRPRVFFEEWDEPPISAIRWVSELLTVAGGDDCFVELSRQALGKDRIVQDAAEIPRRNPDIVIGSWCGKKFRPEKVAARPGWQDVSAVRDGQLFEIKSADILQPGPAALTDGVEQLHRIVMDWARTHA, encoded by the coding sequence ATGACTGCCGTTTCGCCGTACACGCCATCCCGCATCGTCTGCCTCACCGAGGAGACGACGGAGTGGCTGTACCTGCTGGGGCAGGAGCATCGCATCGTCGGCATTTCCGGCTACACGGTGCGGCCGCGCCGCGCGCGGGACGAGAAGCCCCGGGTCAGCGCTTTCCTTTCGGCCAAGATCGACAAGATCCTGGCGCTGGAGCCGGACTGCGTGTTCGGCTTCTCCGACCTGCAGGCCGACATCGCCTCGGCCCTGGTGCGCCAGGGCGTGCAGGTCACCGTCTTCAACCAGCGCAGCGTGGAGCAGATCTTCGCCATGCTGTGGCAGGTGGCGGCCCTGGTGGGCCAGGCGCAGCAGGGCGAGGCGCTGCTGGCGCGGATGCGCGCGCGGCTGGACGCCATCCAGGCTGCGGCGCGGGCGCTGCCGCGCCGGCCGCGCGTGTTCTTCGAGGAATGGGACGAGCCCCCCATCAGCGCCATCCGCTGGGTCAGCGAGCTGCTCACCGTTGCCGGTGGCGACGACTGCTTCGTGGAGCTGTCGCGGCAGGCGCTGGGCAAGGACCGCATCGTGCAGGACGCCGCGGAGATCCCGCGCCGCAACCCGGACATCGTCATCGGCTCCTGGTGCGGCAAGAAGTTCCGACCCGAGAAGGTGGCCGCGCGCCCGGGCTGGCAGGACGTCAGCGCCGTGCGCGACGGCCAGCTGTTCGAGATCAAGTCAGCCGACATCCTGCAGCCCGGTCCGGCGGCGCTGACCGACGGCGTGGAGCAGCTGCACCGCATCGTGATGGACTGGGCCCGGACGCATGCCTGA